TTATTCGGAATCTTAATGAAAAACATGTTTGCTTATCTTGCTATTCCAGCTATTTTAGTTCTCTCTTTGGGGCTTCCTTTTGATTATACTGGCGTTGCTTTAACGTATGATAATCCAAGGTTTCACTTGTTGACACCATTCGACTATATGTTCATTGAGTCGCCTTATGAAGGAATATGGGGAATTGATCGGGTGCTTGGGAGTACGATATTGCATCAAGTCATCGTTTTATTTCTCGGAATCATCCTTATTCTTGTGACATTGTTGCTCTTCCGTTCAAACCGGAGGGGACAGAAGGAAAAACGAATTGTCCCTATATTAATAAGTATCCTTGTGATTCCGACACTTTTGTTAGGCGGTATTCGTTATGGGCAATACAATCAAGCACTGGAACATTTTATCACCACTGGCCAGCAGTATACGAAAGAGTTTGAAGGGGAGGAAGAAGATTATTGGATATGGGAGAACTCCTATTATGATGCCTATCTTGATCATACGAAATATGAGTTTTCAATGGAACGTACTGATTTAGCTGTTCAACTGCAACCTGACAATCAAATAAATGTGACAAGCAATTTGACTATCAAGCATAATGGCGATAAAGCAACAAATGAGGTCTATCTGACTTTGTATCATGAACTTGAAGTGTCAAATTGTAGTAGTGAATCTGCAGAAGCTACATGTTCACGTGAGGGTGATTTGGTTACTGTACGTTTTGAAGAATTGATTGAACCAGGTGATGCATTCGAGTTAAGTTTAAATTATCATGGGAGTATTTTGCAGTATCGTGAAGATGGTTACGTGGAGCATTCATTTATTCAAAACAACCGAGTGTATCTTCCGAAAGAAGCGGGTTGGTATCCACTTATCGGAGAACGTCAATTGGTGATTGCGTATGAGCATGACAAGCGCTTTGTGAAATTTGAACAAAGAAATGGAAGACTTGTAGAGGATTTCCCTACTGAATTCACAGTTGAAATAATAAATGAGAATAATGAAATTCCGCTAGCTTTATCAATCCCAAAAGCGGGTGCTGGTCTCTATCATGGAACGACACAATATGGGTTATCTTTAGTTGGTGGAAATATAAAAGAAACGACGGTCGACCAAATCCGGGTCGTTGGACATCCAGAAGTGTTAAAAAGTGTCGGGGAAACAATCGGGGAGTACCAAAAAACTTGGAACTTTATTGAAGAATGGTTGGAAGTCTCAATGACGCCGGAAGTTATTTATATTTTGAATGATGAGCATTCTTACCTGACACGACATACGCCAAGCCAAGAGTTTCTTGTGTGGGGAAATGGCTATCTTGGAGATACGAGGGAGTCGACGATTGCCTATTCAGCGATTCATTATCTTGTGGACTTTACTTTGGATAGAAGCACAGATTTACACTTGTTGAATGAACTTGTTGAATGGTCGATTTTTAGTGCATTTCAAGATGAAGGCAGTTTTAAGAAGTGGTACAGCCCAATGGTTACACCGATGGAAGAGACGGAACTTGTAGAGGTTTTAGCGAATTATGAAGAACAAGGAAAATTAAGTGAGGTTATTAAATTTATTTATCATCAATATGCTCAATTGGAAGACAAGTCCGAATTTGATATAGAAAAAGCTTTGCAATTATACGAAAGAGATTCAATCTTATGAACGGGTTTTTGATTCGACTTCGACTGATTTTGAAGTTATGGTTTACATCAGTATACTCAATTTGTGTGATGTTGCTTATCCCGATTACAGCACTTGTAATTTATAGCCAAGGGACCTATACAGTAGAAGACTTATTGAGTATCGTTTATGAAGAGGCGGTACCGATTTGGTTCGTGATCATCTTACAATGGTGTATGTCTATTGATTTTGATTCGAAATTTTATCTGCAGGCAATTACTTACCCAATTTCTAGGTCGATTTTTCTTTTGGAAAGGCTCCTATTTTCAACGATTATTTTTATCGGTTTGCTAAGTGTCGTAACAGTAAGTTTGACACCCACCGCGGGAATTTTTGTTTGGCAAGGTTTAGCGTTTACAATCCCAATCTATATCGTAAT
This genomic window from Sporosarcina sp. Marseille-Q4063 contains:
- a CDS encoding ABC transporter permease; its protein translation is MSVLKMIFRTELLLLLRNKFIVLPLIINLLGWGYIIISYEIQELHFRERTVAFYSGFIWMTMLNLLIIGLLAVYMAGKDRENEFEYLVATYQVKNVEWIMGKWLVTQLYGLSITLITLLIQAGWLAIGKMAVGDLAINVFYLFVQIEGAFFLLISLGFLFGILMKNMFAYLAIPAILVLSLGLPFDYTGVALTYDNPRFHLLTPFDYMFIESPYEGIWGIDRVLGSTILHQVIVLFLGIILILVTLLLFRSNRRGQKEKRIVPILISILVIPTLLLGGIRYGQYNQALEHFITTGQQYTKEFEGEEEDYWIWENSYYDAYLDHTKYEFSMERTDLAVQLQPDNQINVTSNLTIKHNGDKATNEVYLTLYHELEVSNCSSESAEATCSREGDLVTVRFEELIEPGDAFELSLNYHGSILQYREDGYVEHSFIQNNRVYLPKEAGWYPLIGERQLVIAYEHDKRFVKFEQRNGRLVEDFPTEFTVEIINENNEIPLALSIPKAGAGLYHGTTQYGLSLVGGNIKETTVDQIRVVGHPEVLKSVGETIGEYQKTWNFIEEWLEVSMTPEVIYILNDEHSYLTRHTPSQEFLVWGNGYLGDTRESTIAYSAIHYLVDFTLDRSTDLHLLNELVEWSIFSAFQDEGSFKKWYSPMVTPMEETELVEVLANYEEQGKLSEVIKFIYHQYAQLEDKSEFDIEKALQLYERDSIL